In Acidobacteriota bacterium, a single window of DNA contains:
- a CDS encoding periplasmic heavy metal sensor: protein MKRLDLLDLPGKWWKHDRVVAELKLTPAQIEQIDTVFVEHRKKLVDGKARLEKLLLDFQQISDQVDVNRDQTLQLVDQIAQTRAEMARNTILMQLDIRDQLTPEQRVALKRMKETFRGEMRRRMMERHKDRQSARPRSGEHPQD, encoded by the coding sequence GTGAAACGGCTGGATCTGTTGGATCTGCCCGGCAAGTGGTGGAAGCACGACCGGGTGGTCGCCGAACTGAAATTGACACCGGCGCAGATCGAGCAGATCGATACCGTGTTTGTGGAACACCGAAAGAAGCTGGTAGACGGCAAAGCCCGCCTGGAAAAGCTCCTGCTTGACTTTCAGCAAATCTCCGATCAGGTGGATGTGAACCGGGATCAAACGCTGCAGCTGGTGGATCAGATTGCCCAGACGCGCGCGGAGATGGCGCGGAACACCATCCTGATGCAGCTGGACATCCGGGATCAACTGACCCCGGAGCAGCGGGTTGCGTTGAAGCGGATGAAGGAGACTTTTCGCGGTGAAATGCGCCGCCGGATGATGGAGCGGCATAAGGATAGGCAGAGCGCCCGCCCGCGATCTGGCGAACATCCTCAAGATTGA